The Alteromonas gilva genome has a window encoding:
- a CDS encoding FAD-dependent oxidoreductase, giving the protein MAKNVYQFVDVERIDPPKKPISDRKAGFAEIYHPLTNSQAEGQADRCLDCGNPYCEWKCPVHNYIPQWLALANEGKFIEAAELSHKTNSLPEVCGRVCPQDRLCEGDCTLNDDFGAVTIGSIEKHITDTAFKMGWRPDMSGVTWTDKKVAIIGAGPAGLACADVLVRNGVKPVVYDKYEEIGGLLTFGIPSFKLEKDVIKLRREIFTEMGIEFVLNTEVGKDLDFQEVVDQYDAVFLGMGTYKSMKGGFDNEGAKGVYEALPFLISNTNRVMGLEKDAADFIDMKGKKVVVLGGGDTTMDCVRTSIRQNATSVTCAYRRDEQSMPGSRREVVNAREEGVEFEFNVQPLDIAVDETGKAVGVKLVRTEMGEPDAAGRRRPVVVEDSEFVLEADAVIIAFGFQPSPAPWFADYGIILDEKGRVRAPAKGKFAYQTSNPKIFAGGDMVRGSDLVVTAIDEGRKAADGILDYMGV; this is encoded by the coding sequence ATGGCAAAGAATGTTTATCAATTTGTTGATGTAGAGAGAATTGATCCGCCGAAAAAGCCGATCAGTGATCGTAAAGCCGGATTTGCAGAAATCTATCATCCGTTAACCAATTCACAGGCGGAGGGTCAGGCTGACCGCTGCCTGGATTGCGGAAATCCTTATTGTGAGTGGAAATGTCCGGTACACAACTATATTCCACAGTGGTTAGCCCTGGCTAACGAAGGCAAGTTTATTGAAGCGGCCGAGTTGTCGCATAAAACCAATAGCCTGCCGGAGGTGTGTGGCCGGGTTTGTCCGCAAGACCGCTTATGTGAAGGCGATTGTACACTCAATGATGACTTTGGTGCGGTAACCATTGGCTCCATCGAAAAACACATTACCGACACGGCCTTTAAGATGGGCTGGCGCCCGGATATGAGCGGTGTTACCTGGACCGATAAGAAAGTCGCCATCATCGGCGCTGGCCCTGCAGGCCTGGCCTGTGCAGACGTTTTAGTCCGTAATGGGGTCAAACCGGTGGTGTATGACAAGTATGAAGAAATCGGCGGATTGCTGACCTTTGGGATCCCGTCTTTTAAACTGGAAAAAGACGTCATAAAACTGCGTCGTGAAATCTTTACTGAAATGGGTATTGAGTTTGTCCTGAATACCGAAGTGGGTAAAGATCTCGATTTTCAGGAAGTGGTTGATCAGTATGATGCGGTGTTCCTGGGTATGGGCACATACAAATCTATGAAAGGCGGCTTTGATAATGAAGGCGCAAAGGGTGTTTACGAAGCGCTGCCATTCCTGATCTCTAATACCAACAGAGTAATGGGACTGGAGAAAGACGCGGCTGATTTCATTGATATGAAAGGCAAGAAGGTGGTAGTGCTCGGTGGTGGTGATACCACCATGGACTGCGTACGCACCTCGATCCGTCAGAATGCCACCAGTGTTACCTGTGCCTACCGTCGTGATGAGCAAAGCATGCCCGGTTCTCGTCGGGAAGTGGTTAATGCGCGCGAGGAAGGGGTTGAATTTGAATTCAACGTGCAACCGTTAGACATCGCCGTCGACGAAACCGGTAAAGCGGTAGGTGTCAAACTGGTGCGCACCGAAATGGGTGAGCCGGATGCAGCAGGACGTCGTCGCCCGGTAGTGGTCGAAGACTCTGAGTTTGTCCTCGAAGCCGACGCCGTTATTATTGCCTTTGGTTTTCAGCCAAGTCCGGCGCCATGGTTTGCTGACTACGGTATTATTCTTGACGAAAAAGGCCGGGTCAGAGCACCTGCTAAAGGTAAGTTCGCTTATCAAACCTCTAACCCGAAAATTTTTGCCGGGGGTGATATGGTTCGAGGAAGCGATCTGGTAGTTACCGCTATCGATGAAGGTCGTAAAGCCGCAGACGGCATTCTCGACTACATGGGCGTTTAA
- a CDS encoding DUF2721 domain-containing protein has translation MTIDIATPAMLFPAISLLLLAYTNRFLTLASLIRHFDNGENNENTQAQIKNLRKRIHYIKRMQETGVFSFFLCVLSMLAIYLSYQNAGNWLFAASLIFLLYSLWQSVLEIRISLDALDVHLKGIDLGGKKK, from the coding sequence ATGACTATAGATATTGCCACGCCGGCCATGTTGTTCCCGGCGATTTCTTTATTGCTACTGGCTTACACCAACCGGTTTCTTACCCTTGCGTCATTGATCCGCCATTTCGATAATGGCGAAAACAATGAAAACACCCAGGCGCAAATAAAAAATCTGCGAAAACGTATTCATTACATAAAGCGAATGCAGGAAACCGGCGTATTCAGTTTTTTCTTGTGCGTGTTATCGATGCTGGCTATCTACCTTTCTTACCAGAACGCAGGGAACTGGTTATTTGCCGCCAGCCTGATCTTTTTGCTCTACAGCTTGTGGCAATCCGTGCTGGAGATTCGAATCTCACTGGACGCACTTGATGTACATTTAAAAGGAATTGATCTGGGTGGCAAAAAAAAGTAA
- a CDS encoding cobalamin-binding protein: MKLFNYLLARPWNWCFLLVCIPLSVNAGQRIVTLSPHLTEWVYSLQSEQQLVGVSAYSNYPDENISLPIVADYQGVDFSALLALEPDLVLAWGGGNKPQDIARLKSLGIKVYVSQPQSLEDIATEINDVAELLGKSALAQRLTTDFLHSLQQTRQQYSEQSRVNVFYYMWSQPLMTIGQGAWANHVLSVCGASNIFNDSPIDYPEVSVKQVLLRQPQLLIAASDQEVPALEQFWAGHREVITAPLITANGNALHRFTLRITGAIDSLCHKVNQYRQSSPQHADDAQPK, from the coding sequence ATGAAATTATTTAACTATTTACTGGCGAGGCCATGGAATTGGTGTTTCTTGCTGGTATGCATACCGCTATCGGTGAATGCCGGTCAGCGTATTGTTACCTTGTCACCGCATCTCACAGAGTGGGTATACAGTCTCCAGTCAGAGCAGCAGCTGGTAGGGGTTAGCGCCTACAGTAACTATCCCGACGAAAACATCTCATTACCTATAGTGGCCGATTATCAGGGCGTTGACTTTAGTGCTTTACTGGCGCTGGAGCCCGATTTAGTGCTGGCCTGGGGCGGCGGTAATAAACCGCAGGATATCGCCCGCTTAAAAAGCCTTGGCATAAAGGTTTATGTCTCACAACCACAATCGTTGGAAGATATCGCAACCGAAATAAACGACGTCGCAGAACTGCTCGGTAAATCGGCTCTGGCGCAGCGATTAACCACTGATTTTCTGCACAGCCTGCAACAAACCCGTCAGCAATACAGTGAACAAAGCAGGGTTAATGTCTTTTACTACATGTGGAGCCAACCACTGATGACCATTGGCCAGGGGGCCTGGGCTAATCATGTGCTCAGTGTCTGTGGTGCCAGCAATATCTTTAATGACTCGCCGATTGACTACCCGGAAGTGTCTGTTAAGCAGGTATTGCTGCGTCAACCACAACTATTAATTGCCGCCAGCGACCAGGAAGTCCCGGCGTTAGAGCAGTTTTGGGCGGGCCACCGCGAAGTGATAACGGCACCACTGATTACCGCTAATGGTAATGCCTTACATCGCTTTACGCTGCGCATAACCGGTGCAATCGACTCGCTTTGCCACAAAGTCAACCAGTACCGTCAATCCAGTCCACAGCACGCGGATGATGCACAGCCAAAGTGA
- a CDS encoding 5'-methylthioadenosine/adenosylhomocysteine nucleosidase, which yields MKIGILGAMDQEIALLKESLSDMSTEQRGHLTFYSGALHGVDVVVVKCGIGKVAAAVASTMLINHYAPDYVVNTGSAGGFDKRLNIGDLVIGDTIAHHDVDITHFGYEPGQVAGMPAVYQCDESLINAAETAANNALHVVTKRGLICTGDSFIGSDDAAAKLREQFPSMSAVEMEGAAIAQTCFMLSTPCLVIRSLSDIAGKTSTVSFTAYLEKAAKNSAELVINMIAQLADTK from the coding sequence ATGAAAATTGGTATTCTGGGTGCAATGGATCAGGAAATTGCGCTACTTAAAGAGTCACTCAGCGACATGAGCACCGAGCAACGGGGCCACCTGACATTTTATTCGGGCGCCTTACATGGCGTCGATGTTGTCGTGGTAAAGTGTGGTATTGGTAAAGTGGCTGCAGCCGTGGCCAGCACGATGTTAATCAACCATTATGCGCCTGACTACGTGGTTAATACTGGCTCAGCGGGTGGTTTTGACAAACGCCTGAATATTGGTGATTTGGTGATTGGCGACACCATCGCCCATCATGACGTTGATATCACCCATTTTGGTTACGAACCCGGTCAGGTTGCCGGGATGCCTGCCGTTTACCAATGTGACGAAAGCCTCATTAACGCCGCAGAAACCGCCGCCAATAATGCACTCCATGTTGTCACTAAACGCGGCTTGATTTGCACCGGAGACTCCTTCATTGGCTCCGACGATGCCGCAGCGAAACTGCGCGAGCAGTTTCCGTCAATGAGTGCTGTGGAAATGGAAGGTGCTGCAATCGCACAAACTTGCTTTATGCTCAGTACACCGTGCCTGGTGATTCGGTCGTTGTCAGACATTGCAGGCAAAACCTCAACGGTGTCATTTACTGCCTATCTGGAAAAAGCCGCTAAAAATTCAGCTGAACTGGTCATCAATATGATTGCTCAACTGGCAGATACCAAATAA
- a CDS encoding cobalamin biosynthesis protein, translated as MNTFTLPPALTLTVMIALIVIITDRVWRISAQVHPLTLYRLLVINLAKKVRPTASSPALQHYISGSLGILVLTVPFLIVLALIISVAYYQWFFDAVILFICLNFYPVRRQYKSVIAALSNNKKILARERLNQLVARQTTRLSDIGIAKAAIEAYLLRFLQQFIGVLFWYFLLGPLAALSYRLLLEFRWQWHRKNIGNKYFSLPAYWLTQCLIVPPYCVGAILLVLCTSPLDAIRACWQARQRDLTSLLLALFGGGMGITLGGPAIYDNITYRHTRVGGARQVRLSDLTFTLRAINRATWLLVTLLTLLLLVFWQLKL; from the coding sequence ATGAACACTTTTACGTTGCCGCCCGCACTGACGCTGACAGTGATGATCGCATTGATTGTGATCATCACCGACCGCGTGTGGCGTATTTCGGCGCAGGTGCATCCCCTCACCTTATATCGCCTGCTGGTCATCAATCTGGCGAAGAAAGTGCGCCCGACAGCCAGCTCGCCGGCATTACAACATTATATTAGTGGTTCGCTGGGCATACTGGTACTGACGGTTCCCTTTCTTATTGTCCTTGCGCTCATCATCAGTGTGGCTTATTACCAGTGGTTTTTTGACGCCGTAATTTTATTTATCTGCCTCAACTTTTATCCGGTCAGACGACAGTATAAAAGTGTCATCGCAGCGTTGAGCAATAACAAAAAAATACTGGCGCGGGAACGCCTGAATCAACTTGTTGCCCGGCAAACCACCAGATTGTCGGACATTGGTATTGCCAAGGCTGCCATCGAAGCCTATTTACTGCGCTTTTTGCAGCAGTTTATCGGCGTCCTGTTTTGGTATTTTCTGCTTGGCCCGCTGGCAGCCCTGAGCTATCGGTTATTGCTCGAATTTCGCTGGCAGTGGCATCGCAAAAACATCGGCAATAAGTATTTCAGCCTCCCCGCCTATTGGTTAACCCAGTGTTTGATTGTGCCGCCTTATTGTGTGGGCGCAATACTGCTCGTGCTTTGCACATCGCCGCTGGACGCAATCCGGGCCTGTTGGCAAGCCAGGCAACGCGACCTTACGTCGTTATTACTGGCTTTGTTTGGCGGCGGTATGGGGATCACCCTTGGCGGACCGGCAATTTATGACAACATTACATACCGTCATACCCGCGTTGGCGGCGCTCGTCAGGTGCGTTTATCTGACCTCACTTTTACCCTAAGGGCTATCAATCGTGCTACCTGGCTACTGGTTACCTTACTAACCTTGTTGCTGTTAGTATTTTGGCAGTTAAAACTATGA
- a CDS encoding GNAT family N-acetyltransferase, giving the protein MAKKSNADIQYTALTPAHFAEVLALGNRVQGDGYLNQHNLTEYYERGLKDGVNASIAAFHNDRMVGFRLTFAQGQWDIDKWSTPTAWQVDPATVCYFKCNTVDPAMQGYGIGSTLLKCAVDSTRQQGSTAGLAHIWLASPGNSAFRYFSKNGGRLIKEHPNKWQHAALYEGYECPACVQSCECVAAEMLLRFDDIS; this is encoded by the coding sequence GTGGCAAAAAAAAGTAACGCCGACATTCAGTACACGGCGCTGACACCGGCACATTTTGCCGAGGTATTAGCGCTGGGTAACCGTGTGCAGGGTGATGGCTATCTGAATCAGCATAATCTCACAGAGTATTATGAGCGGGGCTTAAAAGACGGTGTTAATGCCAGCATTGCCGCGTTTCATAATGACCGTATGGTTGGTTTCAGACTGACCTTCGCACAAGGCCAATGGGATATCGATAAATGGAGCACGCCAACAGCCTGGCAGGTCGACCCGGCGACGGTGTGCTACTTTAAATGCAACACGGTCGACCCGGCTATGCAAGGTTATGGCATAGGCTCAACACTGCTTAAATGTGCTGTCGACAGCACCAGACAACAAGGGAGTACCGCAGGGTTGGCCCACATATGGCTGGCTAGCCCCGGCAACAGCGCCTTTCGGTATTTCAGTAAAAATGGCGGCCGCCTGATTAAAGAACATCCCAACAAGTGGCAACATGCGGCGCTCTATGAAGGCTATGAATGTCCCGCCTGTGTGCAATCCTGCGAATGCGTGGCGGCGGAAATGCTACTGCGGTTTGACGACATCAGCTAA
- the gltB gene encoding glutamate synthase large subunit, producing MSLYNPNDSRDNCGFGLIAHIEGKASHSLVTTAIEGLDRMQHRGGIAADGKTGDGCGLLLQKPDAFFRLIAEQHGWNLSKKYAVGMIFLNQDEKLAQAARDVVNEELEKETLEVVGWREVPVNHDVLGELALTGVPQIEQVFVNAPPGWRKRDLERRLFMVRRRVEKRLAEDKEFYVACLSALVTIYKGLVMPKDLPTFYKDLADENMKSSICVFHQRFSTNTLPKWPLAQPFRYLAHNGEINTIKGNRDWALARTGKFATPLIPDLKDAAPYVNTEGSDSSSLDNMLELFLAGGMDLFRAMRLLVPPAYQNNATMDPKLRAFYEFNSMHMEPWDGPAGIVMTNGRHVACNLDRNGLRPARYVITKNGFITLASEVGIWDYQPEDVVEKGRVGPGEMLAVDTYNGKIWRSTEIDDDLKDRHPYHEWIEKNIRSLTPIEKLDASLIGQRVFDDNTMSVYHKLFGYSYEEIHQVIKVLGKDGQEAVGSMGDDTPMAVMSSKHRTLYDYFRQQFAQVTNPPIDPLRENHVMSLATCIGREQNVFSETSGYANRVLFQSPILMYTDLKQLREYNPEHYYSEVVDLQYAPDEGLKKAIERICHEVEYLVKQKRAAFVVLSDRNIKQNKLPVPAAMAVGAVHRRLVDQQLRCDANIVIETASARDPHHFAVLIGLGATAVYPFLAYETIEQLCEKGDLDITPMQAMLNYRKGINKGLYKIMSKMGISTVASYRSAKLFEAIGISHDVMELCFKNVTSRLQGASFEDFQQDTVNLARVAWLKRKNISHGGLLKYVHDGEYHAYNPDVVKTLQKAVVSGEYSDYQQFAALVNERPPAHLRDLMGIKAGAEAIDISEVEGPEHLYTRFDTAAMSIGALSPEAHEALAIAMNRLGGKSNSGEGGEDPKRFNTERNSKIKQVASGRFGVTPHYLVNANVIQIKVAQGAKPGEGGQLPGDKVNKYIAQLRFSVPGVTLISPPPHHDIYSIEDLAQLIFDLKQVNPTALISVKLVSEPGVGTIATGVAKAYADLITISGYDGGTGASPLTSVKYAGSPFELGLSETQQALVENGLRHKVRVQTDGGLKTGLDVVKAGILGAESFGFGTGPMVALGCKYLRICHLNNCATGVATQDEKLRSDYFIGLPEMVMNYFKFVAQEVREIMASMGVRKFDELVGRTELLELLDGQTAKQNKLDLSPILAKPVAGKHTLLFCSETTNAPLDKGVLNAKMLKDAKEAVVKGCGINLSYPIRNTDRSVGALLSGEIAKHYGNHDMEEMPITVSFTGTAGQSFGVWNAGGLNMRIEGDANDYVGKGMTGGKLVIYPPRNGEFNGHESAIMGNTCLYGATGGKLFAAGRAGERFGVRNSGAIAVVEGVGDNGCEYMTGGIVAVLGPVGINFGAGMTGGFAYLYDEQGDLSSRVNSELVEVLDIDDKVILAEHLRGLINQHYEETGSQFALDILHDFAGSLNRFKLVKPKTSDVKNLLGHISRSSAELRVQAQ from the coding sequence AACACGGCTGGAATCTGAGCAAGAAATACGCGGTGGGTATGATTTTTCTTAATCAGGACGAGAAACTGGCACAAGCAGCCCGCGATGTCGTGAATGAAGAGTTAGAAAAAGAAACCCTGGAAGTGGTTGGCTGGCGCGAAGTCCCGGTAAACCATGATGTGCTGGGTGAACTGGCATTAACCGGCGTCCCACAAATTGAACAGGTCTTTGTTAATGCACCGCCGGGGTGGCGTAAACGCGATCTCGAACGTCGTTTATTCATGGTGCGTCGCCGGGTCGAAAAGCGTCTTGCTGAAGACAAAGAATTTTACGTTGCGTGTCTGTCAGCGCTGGTGACGATCTATAAAGGCTTAGTAATGCCTAAGGATCTGCCGACTTTTTATAAAGATCTGGCAGATGAGAATATGAAAAGCAGCATTTGTGTTTTCCACCAGCGCTTTTCAACCAACACGCTACCTAAGTGGCCACTGGCACAACCTTTCCGCTACCTTGCTCACAACGGTGAAATTAACACCATTAAAGGTAACCGCGACTGGGCATTGGCGCGTACGGGCAAGTTTGCCACACCACTGATCCCTGATTTAAAAGATGCGGCCCCTTATGTGAACACAGAAGGTTCAGACTCATCGTCACTGGATAATATGCTGGAGCTATTTTTGGCCGGTGGTATGGATTTATTCCGCGCCATGCGTTTGTTAGTGCCGCCAGCGTATCAAAACAATGCCACTATGGATCCAAAATTACGTGCCTTTTATGAGTTTAACTCAATGCACATGGAACCCTGGGATGGCCCGGCGGGTATCGTAATGACCAACGGTCGCCACGTGGCGTGTAACCTTGACCGTAACGGCTTACGTCCTGCCCGTTATGTGATCACCAAAAATGGCTTTATTACGCTTGCCTCAGAAGTAGGTATTTGGGATTACCAGCCAGAAGATGTGGTCGAAAAAGGTCGCGTAGGTCCGGGCGAAATGCTCGCAGTAGATACCTATAACGGCAAAATATGGCGCTCCACTGAAATAGATGACGACCTTAAAGATCGCCATCCTTACCACGAGTGGATTGAGAAAAATATTCGCTCGTTAACGCCCATTGAAAAGCTCGATGCGTCTCTGATTGGACAGCGCGTGTTCGACGACAACACTATGTCGGTTTATCACAAGCTCTTTGGCTATAGTTACGAAGAAATTCATCAGGTTATTAAAGTGTTGGGTAAAGACGGTCAGGAAGCCGTTGGCTCAATGGGTGACGACACGCCTATGGCGGTTATGTCATCCAAACATCGTACTTTATATGACTATTTCCGCCAGCAGTTTGCGCAGGTCACAAACCCGCCGATTGATCCATTGCGCGAAAATCACGTGATGTCGCTGGCGACCTGTATAGGACGAGAGCAAAACGTATTCAGCGAAACCAGTGGCTATGCTAACCGGGTTCTGTTCCAGTCGCCGATACTGATGTACACCGATCTCAAGCAATTGCGTGAATACAACCCTGAGCACTATTACTCAGAGGTGGTTGATCTGCAATATGCCCCGGATGAAGGCCTCAAAAAAGCGATTGAGCGCATCTGTCACGAAGTTGAATATCTGGTAAAACAAAAACGCGCGGCGTTTGTTGTGTTATCCGATCGCAATATTAAGCAAAATAAATTGCCTGTGCCGGCTGCCATGGCGGTTGGTGCTGTACACCGTCGTTTAGTTGATCAGCAGTTAAGGTGCGATGCTAACATCGTTATCGAAACAGCCTCAGCCCGCGACCCGCATCACTTTGCAGTACTCATAGGATTAGGGGCAACGGCGGTTTATCCTTTCCTGGCCTACGAAACGATTGAACAGCTATGTGAAAAAGGCGACTTAGATATTACGCCTATGCAAGCCATGCTGAACTACCGTAAAGGGATTAACAAAGGCCTGTATAAAATCATGTCTAAGATGGGGATCAGCACTGTGGCGAGCTATCGCAGCGCCAAGTTGTTTGAAGCCATCGGTATTAGTCATGACGTAATGGAACTGTGCTTTAAAAACGTCACATCACGGTTGCAGGGTGCTTCATTTGAAGACTTCCAGCAAGACACGGTTAACCTGGCACGCGTTGCCTGGCTTAAACGTAAGAATATTTCTCATGGTGGCCTGCTTAAGTATGTCCATGATGGTGAGTACCACGCTTACAACCCGGATGTCGTCAAAACCCTGCAAAAAGCGGTGGTGTCGGGTGAATACTCAGATTATCAGCAATTTGCAGCGTTAGTTAACGAGCGCCCGCCAGCACATTTACGCGATTTAATGGGCATTAAAGCCGGCGCGGAAGCGATTGACATCAGCGAAGTAGAAGGGCCAGAACACCTGTATACACGGTTTGATACCGCTGCGATGTCAATTGGTGCACTGAGTCCGGAAGCGCACGAAGCGCTGGCCATTGCGATGAACCGTTTGGGTGGTAAGTCTAACTCAGGTGAAGGTGGTGAGGATCCGAAGCGATTCAACACCGAGCGCAACTCGAAAATCAAACAGGTCGCGTCGGGCCGCTTTGGTGTCACGCCGCATTACCTGGTGAATGCAAACGTGATTCAAATTAAAGTGGCGCAGGGTGCGAAACCCGGTGAGGGCGGTCAGTTACCCGGCGATAAGGTTAATAAGTATATTGCCCAGCTGCGCTTCTCGGTGCCTGGAGTAACCCTTATTTCTCCGCCTCCACACCATGATATTTACTCGATTGAAGATTTAGCTCAGCTGATTTTCGACCTGAAACAAGTTAATCCGACCGCACTGATCTCAGTGAAATTAGTGTCGGAGCCCGGTGTTGGTACCATTGCCACAGGCGTTGCGAAAGCCTATGCCGATTTAATCACCATATCTGGCTATGACGGCGGCACAGGCGCAAGCCCGCTTACCTCGGTAAAATATGCCGGTAGCCCCTTTGAACTTGGCTTGTCTGAAACTCAGCAGGCACTGGTTGAAAACGGTCTGCGTCATAAGGTTCGGGTACAAACCGACGGCGGCCTGAAAACAGGACTGGATGTGGTTAAAGCCGGGATTTTAGGTGCTGAAAGCTTTGGCTTTGGTACTGGTCCAATGGTTGCGTTGGGTTGTAAATACCTGCGTATTTGCCACCTCAATAACTGTGCTACCGGCGTGGCAACGCAAGACGAAAAACTGCGTAGCGACTACTTTATCGGTCTGCCTGAAATGGTTATGAATTACTTCAAATTCGTGGCTCAGGAAGTTCGCGAAATCATGGCCTCAATGGGCGTGCGTAAATTTGACGAGCTGGTGGGTCGCACCGAATTGCTGGAATTACTCGACGGTCAGACCGCTAAACAAAACAAGCTGGATTTGTCACCTATCCTGGCGAAGCCGGTTGCTGGCAAGCACACCCTGCTGTTTTGTAGCGAGACAACCAATGCGCCGCTGGATAAGGGCGTATTGAACGCGAAAATGCTAAAAGATGCCAAAGAAGCGGTCGTTAAAGGCTGTGGTATTAACCTTAGCTACCCCATTCGCAATACAGACCGCTCTGTGGGTGCTTTATTGTCGGGCGAAATTGCCAAGCATTACGGTAACCACGACATGGAAGAAATGCCGATCACGGTAAGCTTCACCGGTACTGCCGGGCAAAGCTTTGGCGTGTGGAATGCCGGCGGCCTTAATATGCGCATTGAAGGCGATGCCAATGACTACGTGGGTAAAGGCATGACTGGCGGTAAGCTGGTAATCTACCCACCGCGCAATGGCGAATTTAACGGTCACGAGAGTGCCATTATGGGTAACACCTGTTTATATGGTGCCACGGGCGGTAAGCTGTTTGCGGCGGGCCGTGCCGGTGAACGTTTTGGGGTCAGAAACTCTGGCGCTATTGCTGTTGTCGAAGGTGTCGGTGATAACGGTTGTGAATACATGACCGGCGGTATTGTCGCCGTGCTTGGACCGGTAGGAATTAACTTTGGCGCCGGTATGACCGGTGGCTTTGCTTATCTGTACGATGAACAGGGCGATTTGAGCAGCCGCGTGAACTCAGAGTTAGTTGAAGTGTTGGATATTGATGACAAAGTCATTTTGGCAGAGCATTTACGTGGTCTGATCAATCAACACTACGAAGAAACCGGCAGTCAGTTTGCATTAGATATATTGCACGACTTCGCAGGTTCACTGAACCGCTTTAAGCTGGTTAAGCCAAAAACCAGCGATGTTAAAAATCTGTTGGGCCATATCAGTCGTTCCAGCGCGGAACTCCGCGTCCAGGCGCAATAG
- a CDS encoding DUF2726 domain-containing protein gives MELAIVLFMLLIVVTVGALKLSDHGVSFPFRKKPQLFTQVEHSFINLLEQAVGREFRIMPRVRLNDLLAVRDSTNKRQARQALMRAGGKQLDFVLCRRDDMTPVLAIDLVHKQGKEGYKTQRDWFVSGALDAAGIPHARFKVKSGYSIEEVKECIETKLIPLRKQQARVAASKMNPPAPKRPTRPVRSSRQPSSEQVAA, from the coding sequence ATGGAACTAGCCATTGTATTATTCATGTTACTGATCGTTGTAACCGTCGGTGCGCTTAAGCTTTCTGATCACGGTGTGAGCTTTCCTTTCCGAAAGAAACCTCAATTATTTACGCAGGTAGAGCATTCGTTTATTAACCTGCTCGAACAGGCGGTTGGCCGTGAATTTCGAATCATGCCTCGCGTACGCTTAAACGATTTGCTGGCAGTACGTGACAGCACTAATAAACGTCAGGCCAGGCAGGCACTGATGCGTGCCGGAGGTAAGCAGCTGGACTTTGTATTATGCCGGCGCGATGACATGACCCCCGTGTTAGCTATTGATCTGGTGCACAAGCAAGGTAAAGAAGGTTACAAAACCCAACGTGACTGGTTTGTCTCCGGTGCCCTAGATGCCGCAGGTATCCCCCACGCTCGCTTTAAGGTGAAATCGGGATATTCTATTGAAGAGGTAAAAGAGTGTATCGAAACCAAGCTTATCCCCTTGCGAAAGCAACAAGCCCGCGTGGCAGCCAGCAAGATGAATCCGCCGGCGCCTAAACGCCCTACCCGGCCGGTGCGCTCCAGTCGCCAGCCCAGTAGCGAGCAGGTTGCCGCCTGA